Proteins co-encoded in one Quercus robur chromosome 8, dhQueRobu3.1, whole genome shotgun sequence genomic window:
- the LOC126694550 gene encoding uncharacterized protein LOC126694550 isoform X1, with protein MDLEVVGRHALLFDDDATAAFINTSDALVEWNSLSIDRYDVRHLLSSPPPPRKLRRHHRSEDPSLDSELDRERYLDLPSPSDEDQEQDLQDGTKPVVAGGYSAVAFSYGNTDEAIEQKNNDAESGFRPPFQVPESLLQNLPPTEKVHQIIARTAMFVSKHGGQSEIVLRVKQGDNPTFGFLMPDHHLHAYFRFLVDHQELLKPDSGDKSLVEKNNAGLDQAGSALSILGSVYGSGEDEDGATEEIPEYKRNDLEEAVNAGNVTVSHGSVQAVSSVNVAGKDVAIAKGSVMSLKEKAPIIKRNRSISTVMVGTRSGVRKEADALGSLCTAGDKSQASLLSTPKVEQPIVEPPSDLKRVVDKIVEFILKNGKQFEAVLVEQDQKHGRFPFLLSSNQYHPYYLKALEKAKELKLPGKGSDSMGHQVEKKTAVPKEGDTLSRGSADLDIPYSYDRKEKFKMFIGKSKKDGQDPPSKATEPQIGISMDAASAAAILQAATRGIKNPSLENFPMTSLNGIGRGPSSDGGHTSSFGSLRSSQHRSSISKPDQKGEPSVSVPVAKAIAETAAIAAASEADSSEACLTREQKLKAERLKRAKMFAVMIKSGAAPLKTEPLRGLSAEPLGSGISGSGTEVENFVGKEREGSSVPIDVDDKIEKSEKKISVDEYNERRSKRSYRSRSKRHEEQEEGEVEEDKEEEIEEEQEGEDKRAHKHTRKKHRSHRSSHHSRERHKHRKRHSSKDRDSRHRRKYDDSSDDEHQYSRHRDEHDTPSNNEHRRSQHRQHRDERDSSDDEHQHSRHRDEDDTLSNNEHQRSQHRRKHDSSSDDQHQHSRRRKHHSSDDEHEHRSRSVRHRKSQSDKEMDLEEGEIVTKSDQSKATQGDVASREASVELSKSYQDGGAPSQPSEATEISDDLRAKIRAMLMATL; from the exons aTTTACAAGATGGTACCAAACCAGTAGTTGCTGGCGGCTATAGTGCTGTTGCCTTTTCATATGGGAACACTGATGAAGCAATCGAGCAAAAGAATAATGATGCTGAGTCTGGTTTTCGTCCACCCTTCCAAGTACCGGAGAGCTTACTTCAAAACCTA CCACCAACAGAGAAGGTTCATCAGATCATTGCAAGAACTGCTATGTTTGTTAGCAAACATGGTGGTCAGTCAGAAATTGTTTTGAGGGTCAAACAGGGGGACAACCCTACATTTGGGTTCTTGATGCCAGATCATCATCTCCATGCCTACTTTCGGTTTCTTGTTGATCACCAAGAACTTCTCAAGCCTGACAGTGGTGACAAATCTCTAGTAGAAAAGAATAACGCTGGTCTCGATCAGGCTGGTAGTGCTTTGTCTATCCTTGGTTCTGTATATGGGTCTGGAGAGGATGAGGATGGTGCAACTGAGGAAATTCCCGAATATAAAAGAAATGATTTAGAGGAAGCCGTCAATGCTGGTAATGTTACTGTTTCTCATGGATCAGTGCAGGCAGTCTCTTCTGTAAATGTAGCTGGGAAAGATGTGGCAATTGCCAAGGGTTCAGTTATGAGTTTGAAAGAAAAAGCTCCTATAATAAAACGGAATCGTTCCATCAGTACAGTTATGGTTGGAACTAGAAGTGGGGTCAGAAAAGAAGCTGATGCCTTGGGCTCACTTTGCACTGCTGGGGACAAATCACAGGCTTCTTTGCTTAGCACGCCCAAGGTTGAACAACCCATTGTGGAGCCTCCATCTGATTTAAAGAGAGTGGTTGACAAGATAGTCGAGTTCATCCTGAAAAATGGTAAACAATTTGAAGCTGTTCTTGTGGAACAGGATCAAAAACATGGAAGATTTCCGTTCCTTCTGTCATCCAATCAATATCACCCTTATTATTTAAAAGCTCTTGAGAAAGCTAAAGAG TTGAAATTACCTGGCAAGGGCTCTGATTCAATGGGGCATCAGGTGGAGAAGAAAACTGCTGTACCAAAAGAAGGTGATACTCTGTCCAGAGGATCTGCTGATCTTGATATACCATATAGTTATGACAGGAAAGAGAAGTTTAAGATGTTTATTGGCAAATCAAAGAAGGATGGGCAGGATCCTCCTTCCAAAGCCACTGAGCCACAAATTGGAATAAGTATGGATGCAGCTTCTGCTGCTGCAATTCTCCAGGCTGCCACAAGGGGCATTAAGAATCctagtttagaaaattttcctATGACATCATTAAATGGTATTGGTCGAGGCCCTAGCAGTGATGGTGGACACACCTCAAGCTTTGGGAGTCTCCGTTCATCTCAACACCGAAGTTCCATTTCAAAGCCAGATCAAAAGGGGGAGCCTAGTGTTTCTGTCCCTGTTGCCAAGGCTATTGCAGAGACAGCTGCTATTGCAGCTGCAAGTGAGGCTGACTCCTCTGAAGCATGCCTGACAAGAGAGCAGAAGCTGAAGGCTGAGAGATTGAAACGGGCAAAGATGTTTGCAGTCATGATAAAAAGTGGAGCTGCACCATTGAAAACGGAACCATTGCGTGGCTTATCAGCGGAACCATTAGGGTCTGGAATTTCTGGATCAGGTACTGaggttgaaaattttgtgggcaaagaaagagaaggcaGTTCAGTTCCAATCGATGTGGATGATAAGATTGAGAAGtctgaaaagaaaatttctgtTGATGAATATAATGAACGGCGATCTAAGAGGAGTTACCGTTCCAGAtctaaaagacatgaagaacaagaagaagggGAAGTTGAGGAAGACAAAGAAGAGGAAATAGAGGAGGAACAAGAAGGGGAAGATAAAAGGGCTCACAAGCACACTCGGAAAAAGCACCGGTCTCATCGGTCTTCACACCACAGTAGGGAAAGGCATAAGCACCGGAAAAGACATTCTTCTAAGGACAGAGATTCTCGACATCGGCGTAAGTATGATGACTCTTCTGATGATGAGCATCAGTACTCTCGACATCGGGATGAGCATGATACTCCCTCCAATAATGAGCATCGGCGTTCTCAACATCGTCAACATCGGGATGAGCGTGACTCTTCTGATGATGAGCATCAGCACTCTCGACATCGGGATGAGGATGATACTCTCTCCAATAATGAGCATCAGCGTTCCCAACATCGACGTAAACATGATAGTTCCTCTGATGATCAACATCAGCACTCTCGACGACGTAAGCATCATAGCTCTGATGATGAGCATGAACACCGAAGCAGATCTGTTAGGCATAGGAAATCTCAGTCTGACAAAGAAATGGACTTGGAAGAAGGAGAGATTGTTACAAAATCAGATCAATCAAAAGCTACTCAGGGTGATGTTGCTAGTCGGGAAGCTTCTGTTGAATTATCAAAATCATATCAAGATGGAGGGGCCCCATCTCAGCCCTCTGAAGCCACCGAGATTTCTGATGATCTTAGAGCTAAAATTCGAGCCATGTTAATGGCAACCTTGTAA
- the LOC126694550 gene encoding uncharacterized protein LOC126694550 isoform X2, protein MKNSHIESETFYLFCLCFQPPTEKVHQIIARTAMFVSKHGGQSEIVLRVKQGDNPTFGFLMPDHHLHAYFRFLVDHQELLKPDSGDKSLVEKNNAGLDQAGSALSILGSVYGSGEDEDGATEEIPEYKRNDLEEAVNAGNVTVSHGSVQAVSSVNVAGKDVAIAKGSVMSLKEKAPIIKRNRSISTVMVGTRSGVRKEADALGSLCTAGDKSQASLLSTPKVEQPIVEPPSDLKRVVDKIVEFILKNGKQFEAVLVEQDQKHGRFPFLLSSNQYHPYYLKALEKAKELKLPGKGSDSMGHQVEKKTAVPKEGDTLSRGSADLDIPYSYDRKEKFKMFIGKSKKDGQDPPSKATEPQIGISMDAASAAAILQAATRGIKNPSLENFPMTSLNGIGRGPSSDGGHTSSFGSLRSSQHRSSISKPDQKGEPSVSVPVAKAIAETAAIAAASEADSSEACLTREQKLKAERLKRAKMFAVMIKSGAAPLKTEPLRGLSAEPLGSGISGSGTEVENFVGKEREGSSVPIDVDDKIEKSEKKISVDEYNERRSKRSYRSRSKRHEEQEEGEVEEDKEEEIEEEQEGEDKRAHKHTRKKHRSHRSSHHSRERHKHRKRHSSKDRDSRHRRKYDDSSDDEHQYSRHRDEHDTPSNNEHRRSQHRQHRDERDSSDDEHQHSRHRDEDDTLSNNEHQRSQHRRKHDSSSDDQHQHSRRRKHHSSDDEHEHRSRSVRHRKSQSDKEMDLEEGEIVTKSDQSKATQGDVASREASVELSKSYQDGGAPSQPSEATEISDDLRAKIRAMLMATL, encoded by the exons ATGAAAAATTCACATATTGAAAGCgaaactttttatttgttttgtctGTGTTTCCAGCCACCAACAGAGAAGGTTCATCAGATCATTGCAAGAACTGCTATGTTTGTTAGCAAACATGGTGGTCAGTCAGAAATTGTTTTGAGGGTCAAACAGGGGGACAACCCTACATTTGGGTTCTTGATGCCAGATCATCATCTCCATGCCTACTTTCGGTTTCTTGTTGATCACCAAGAACTTCTCAAGCCTGACAGTGGTGACAAATCTCTAGTAGAAAAGAATAACGCTGGTCTCGATCAGGCTGGTAGTGCTTTGTCTATCCTTGGTTCTGTATATGGGTCTGGAGAGGATGAGGATGGTGCAACTGAGGAAATTCCCGAATATAAAAGAAATGATTTAGAGGAAGCCGTCAATGCTGGTAATGTTACTGTTTCTCATGGATCAGTGCAGGCAGTCTCTTCTGTAAATGTAGCTGGGAAAGATGTGGCAATTGCCAAGGGTTCAGTTATGAGTTTGAAAGAAAAAGCTCCTATAATAAAACGGAATCGTTCCATCAGTACAGTTATGGTTGGAACTAGAAGTGGGGTCAGAAAAGAAGCTGATGCCTTGGGCTCACTTTGCACTGCTGGGGACAAATCACAGGCTTCTTTGCTTAGCACGCCCAAGGTTGAACAACCCATTGTGGAGCCTCCATCTGATTTAAAGAGAGTGGTTGACAAGATAGTCGAGTTCATCCTGAAAAATGGTAAACAATTTGAAGCTGTTCTTGTGGAACAGGATCAAAAACATGGAAGATTTCCGTTCCTTCTGTCATCCAATCAATATCACCCTTATTATTTAAAAGCTCTTGAGAAAGCTAAAGAG TTGAAATTACCTGGCAAGGGCTCTGATTCAATGGGGCATCAGGTGGAGAAGAAAACTGCTGTACCAAAAGAAGGTGATACTCTGTCCAGAGGATCTGCTGATCTTGATATACCATATAGTTATGACAGGAAAGAGAAGTTTAAGATGTTTATTGGCAAATCAAAGAAGGATGGGCAGGATCCTCCTTCCAAAGCCACTGAGCCACAAATTGGAATAAGTATGGATGCAGCTTCTGCTGCTGCAATTCTCCAGGCTGCCACAAGGGGCATTAAGAATCctagtttagaaaattttcctATGACATCATTAAATGGTATTGGTCGAGGCCCTAGCAGTGATGGTGGACACACCTCAAGCTTTGGGAGTCTCCGTTCATCTCAACACCGAAGTTCCATTTCAAAGCCAGATCAAAAGGGGGAGCCTAGTGTTTCTGTCCCTGTTGCCAAGGCTATTGCAGAGACAGCTGCTATTGCAGCTGCAAGTGAGGCTGACTCCTCTGAAGCATGCCTGACAAGAGAGCAGAAGCTGAAGGCTGAGAGATTGAAACGGGCAAAGATGTTTGCAGTCATGATAAAAAGTGGAGCTGCACCATTGAAAACGGAACCATTGCGTGGCTTATCAGCGGAACCATTAGGGTCTGGAATTTCTGGATCAGGTACTGaggttgaaaattttgtgggcaaagaaagagaaggcaGTTCAGTTCCAATCGATGTGGATGATAAGATTGAGAAGtctgaaaagaaaatttctgtTGATGAATATAATGAACGGCGATCTAAGAGGAGTTACCGTTCCAGAtctaaaagacatgaagaacaagaagaagggGAAGTTGAGGAAGACAAAGAAGAGGAAATAGAGGAGGAACAAGAAGGGGAAGATAAAAGGGCTCACAAGCACACTCGGAAAAAGCACCGGTCTCATCGGTCTTCACACCACAGTAGGGAAAGGCATAAGCACCGGAAAAGACATTCTTCTAAGGACAGAGATTCTCGACATCGGCGTAAGTATGATGACTCTTCTGATGATGAGCATCAGTACTCTCGACATCGGGATGAGCATGATACTCCCTCCAATAATGAGCATCGGCGTTCTCAACATCGTCAACATCGGGATGAGCGTGACTCTTCTGATGATGAGCATCAGCACTCTCGACATCGGGATGAGGATGATACTCTCTCCAATAATGAGCATCAGCGTTCCCAACATCGACGTAAACATGATAGTTCCTCTGATGATCAACATCAGCACTCTCGACGACGTAAGCATCATAGCTCTGATGATGAGCATGAACACCGAAGCAGATCTGTTAGGCATAGGAAATCTCAGTCTGACAAAGAAATGGACTTGGAAGAAGGAGAGATTGTTACAAAATCAGATCAATCAAAAGCTACTCAGGGTGATGTTGCTAGTCGGGAAGCTTCTGTTGAATTATCAAAATCATATCAAGATGGAGGGGCCCCATCTCAGCCCTCTGAAGCCACCGAGATTTCTGATGATCTTAGAGCTAAAATTCGAGCCATGTTAATGGCAACCTTGTAA